GGCGCATGGGAATCGAGACCATCGCCGAAATGGTCGACACGCCCGAGACGCTGCAATTCGTGCGCGACTGCGGTTGCAATTACGTCCAGGGCTATCTGTTCGGCAGGCCCACCAAAGAGATCAATGATTTTCATCCGCTACCTAACCGGATACTGTTTACAGCACGATGACATCTGTGCGTTTTCCGTGATACCGGCCTGAGGGTCCGTTGCTCTGAAGCGGGATAGGGTGGTGCGGTGGCGTTATCCAACGCACCTGGATTGAAACGGTCATCAGACAGGAAGCTTTATATAACTGACCATCCGCGCCACCGCCGCCACAACCCCGGCCGTCTCCGCATCGACCTGTCCGTCCACGCGCGCCGGGCGGAACCGGCGCTGAAACGCCGCCACCACCAGGTCGTGTTTCAGGTCCATATCGTAGCCGATCGCGGCGAGTTCCGTCGCGGTATCGCCGTGTGGGCCGATGTCATCGGCCCAGAACCCGATGCCGTGCGCCGCGAGGTGTGCCCAGGGAAACAATTCGCCGGGGTCCTGCTTCCGGTCGGGCGCGATGTCGGAATGTGCCACTATGTTCCGCGCCGGAATCGGGTGGCGTTCGAGTAGGCCCCGGCACAGCCGGATCACGGCTTCGATCTGCACATCGGGAAATGGCACATAGCCGAATTCGTGGCCGGGATTGACGATTTCGATCCCGATCGAGCGATCGTTCAACCCCCGCACCCCGCGCCAATAGCTCACCCCGGCATGCCAGGCCCGCCGCTCCTCATCCACCAGCGCGATCAATGTCCCATCGGTCTCGACCACGTAATGCGATGAAACCCGCGCAGCCGGGTCGCACAACCGCGCGATCGCATCGGCCCCGCTGCGCATCCCGGTATAATGCAGCACCAGATGATCGATCACCGCCCCATCGGGCCGGTCGTCGTGATTGGGCGACCTCACAAACCCCGCTCGCGCTTGATATCGTCCCAGGCGGCATTGATCCGCGCCACCCGGTCGGTCGCCCGTGCGGCGAATTCCGGCGGGACCCCGCGCGCCGCGAGCTGATCGGGGTGATTTTCCCGCATCAGCTGTTTCCAATGCGCCCGGATCGCCTCGCTGCTCGCATCGCGCCCGATCCCGAGCACGACATACGGATCGCCTTCGGATAGCGCGTAGGAGGAGGGATTCTCCGCCCGCGCCCGCGCCGCCGCATCGAGCCCGAACGCCACGCCGATCCGGGTGAGCATATCCGCCTCACGCCCGTTGATCGGCTCATCCGCCCGCGCAATCGCGTATAACGCCCCCAGCACCTGTTCGAGCGCAAGCCGGTTATCCGCGAAACTCTCGCCGAGCTGCCTTGCATAGGGCTCGAACCCCGCCGAATCGTTGCGCGCCTGATCGAACAACCGCCCGATCATCGGCACCGCCGCGTCCTCGATCCGGAACTGCCGCTTGAACGCATCGATCTCGGCGCGATTGACCGGCCCGTCGCATTTGGCAAGCTTCGCGGCCAGCACCGTCGCCGCAATCGCGAACACCTGCTCCCGCCGCCCGATCATGGCCGCCAGCCGCGCGGAATCGAGCGGCAAGGCCCGCCCCAGCCGCGCCCCGAACGATCCGAGATCGCCGGTATCCGCCGCGTGGCCAAGCGCCGCCCCCGCAATCGCGCCCACCGGCCCGCCGAACGCAAACCCGGCCACGCCGCCGATCACCTTACCCCATACTGCCATTCCCCCCATATCGGGTGGCTGGCCCGTAAGGTCAAAGGGCGATCTGCACCGGTATCAATATCGCCGCATCAGCGCCACCAGCCGCCCCTGCACCTTCACCCGCTCGGCAGGGAAAATCCGCGTCTCGTGGCGCACATTGGCCGGTTCCAGCGCCGTCGAATTGCCCCGCCGCCGCAACCGCTTCAGCGTTACCTCGTTGTCGTCGATCAGTGCCACGACGATCTGCCCGGTCTCGGCGGTCTCGCCTTTGCGGATGATCGCGGTATCGCCATCGAGAATCCCCGCCTCGATCATCGAATCCCCCACCACTTCCAGCGCGTAGTGATCGCCCTGCCCGATAAAGGCGATCGGCACCTCGATCTCGGCCTGATGCTCCCGCAGCGCCTCG
This sequence is a window from Acidiphilium acidophilum. Protein-coding genes within it:
- a CDS encoding N-acetylmuramoyl-L-alanine amidase, yielding MRSPNHDDRPDGAVIDHLVLHYTGMRSGADAIARLCDPAARVSSHYVVETDGTLIALVDEERRAWHAGVSYWRGVRGLNDRSIGIEIVNPGHEFGYVPFPDVQIEAVIRLCRGLLERHPIPARNIVAHSDIAPDRKQDPGELFPWAHLAAHGIGFWADDIGPHGDTATELAAIGYDMDLKHDLVVAAFQRRFRPARVDGQVDAETAGVVAAVARMVSYIKLPV
- a CDS encoding TerB family tellurite resistance protein, with the translated sequence MAVWGKVIGGVAGFAFGGPVGAIAGAALGHAADTGDLGSFGARLGRALPLDSARLAAMIGRREQVFAIAATVLAAKLAKCDGPVNRAEIDAFKRQFRIEDAAVPMIGRLFDQARNDSAGFEPYARQLGESFADNRLALEQVLGALYAIARADEPINGREADMLTRIGVAFGLDAAARARAENPSSYALSEGDPYVVLGIGRDASSEAIRAHWKQLMRENHPDQLAARGVPPEFAARATDRVARINAAWDDIKRERGL